In Monomorium pharaonis isolate MP-MQ-018 chromosome 3, ASM1337386v2, whole genome shotgun sequence, a genomic segment contains:
- the LOC105832279 gene encoding AN1-type zinc finger protein 6, whose product MERESNPMQALCRSGCGFYGSPATDGLCSLCYKENLKKKQQPPVSAATVPTSQTVSSNAGTLQGSFSSPAATGTTAQPTIPTIPQSTSDLPSPKEVTREDQESEVGVSSAVAEGSSASSGDVDDSFEGKETDKESKKKKNRCAVCRKKVGLTGFECRCGGLFCAVHRYSDKHDCKFDYKEMGAQEIRRNNPVVVGEKVQKI is encoded by the exons ATGGAACGGGAGTCCAATCCTATGCAAGCTCTGTGTCGCAGTGGCTGTGGATTCTATGGCTCGCCAGCTACTGATGGCCTTTGTTCCCTCTGCTATAAGGAAAATCTAAAGAAGAAGCAACAACCACCAGTGTCAGCTGCTACCGTACCAACCTCACAGACTGTCTCCAGCAACGCTGGTACGTTGCAGGGCAGTTTTAGTAGCCCAGCAGCTACAGGAACGACGGCCCAACCTACCATTCCTACTATACCTCAGTCAACGTCGGATCTGCCCAGTCCCAAAGAA GTAACCAGGGAAGATCAGGAAAGTGAAGTAGGTGTAAGCAGTGCAGTAGCTGAAGGTTCATCGGCGAGTAGTGGCGATGTAGACGACTCCTTTGAAGGCAAAGAGACTGATAAAGAATctaagaagaagaaaaatcgTTGTGCTGTATGTCGCAAAAAAGTTGGTTTGACCG GATTTGAGTGCCGTTGTGGAGGACTATTCTGCGCCGTGCATCGATATAGTGACAAGCATGATTGCAAATTCGATTACAAAGAAATGGGCGCTCAAGAAATTCGGCGCAACAATCCAGTTGTTGTTGGTGaaaaagtgcaaaaaatttga
- the LOC105828825 gene encoding peregrin: protein MNTPQSNKKNKKIGRNRIGVPNESASPMNAETLSSQEAAKFVLVNPIGEKEDGNKAIKLSISDAIPIISMDSSMFDEKMQKSNAASIEKEKEDKNVLNSLPTATIKEIEGYENQLGEAEPLPNSYIRFMERSGEELDGEVEYDLDEEDTAWLSIVNERRLASGLTPALEPDTFELLMDRLEKESYFQQQSNGGGGVAADEDAVCCICMDGECQNSNAILFCDMCNLAVHQDCYGVPYIPEGQWLCRRCLQSPSRAVDCVLCPNRGGAFKQTDRPSTWAHVVCALWIPEVRFANTVFLEPIDSIESIPPARWKLTCCVCKRKGNGACIQCHKSNCYAAFHVTCAQQAGLCMRMRTVQPANGEPMLVQKTAYCETHTPVDYQPSTNPVDARRRAIANKKSSSAPVISIPTIPPERIREIASLAEGIPKRSQLIQRLIAYWTLKRQYRNGVPLLRRLQSSHPQSRPPPLVEHLSSPTHDGETREEMNLQLKYWQSLRQDLERARLLCELVRKREKLKKELFKVKEKCLWLKLRPLESVLRALLEAIKAKDTNDVFGQPVNIKEVPDYLEIVSHPMDLSTMQTKLEKQEYDSIASFEGDFNLMVNNCLAYNRKDTMFYRAGMKMKEQGGVLIEQIRKDYSDLEPVSESEQVGTKSRKRERSNRNRVETESQSSEKEIGGGGVNRRTAVLFTRKARARNAKSGQTFLPEDDKKKQSDSFKVYRSGTMDSDVGEGESQSSSCSSCPTSRSTTPGPEEEKQRQEITDTKKENENKQTNAGSGLEALQLVWAKCRGYPWYPALIIDPNTPRGTIHKGVPIPAPPDDVLALGNNYKDPVFLVLFFDTKRTWQWLPGEKLEKLGVSQEVDEAKLIESRKPTDRKAVKKAYQEALHYRRQTHNAVLDNTSTG from the exons ATGAACACGCCGCAATCTAACAAGAAGAACAAGAAGATAGGGAGGAACAGAATAGGGGTACCTAACGAAAGCGCGAGTCCTATGAACGCGGAGACGCTTAGCAGTCAGGAGGCAGCAAAGTTTGTTTTG gtAAATCCCAtaggagaaaaagaagatgGAAACAAAGCAATTAAGTTATCAATCTCAGATGCAATTCCTATAATTTCCATGGATTCAAGTATGTTTGatgagaaaatgcaaaaaagtaATGCAGCGTCAattgaaaaggaaaaggaagatAAGAATGTGCTTAACTCTTTACCTACTGCCACAATTAAGGAAATAGAAGGCTATGAGAATCAATTAGGAGAGGCTGAACCACTTCCGAATTCTTATATTAGGTTTATGGAGCGCAGTGGTGAAGAACTTGAtg GTGAAGTGGAATATGATTTAGACGAAGAAGACACTGCATGGCTATCTATTGTGAACGAAAGAAGACTAGCTTCTGGATTGACACCTGCGTTGGAGCCCGATACATTTGAACTTTTAATGGATAGACTGGAAAAAGAATCATATTTCCAGCAACAAAGTAACGGCGGGGGTGGCGTTGCTGCAGATGAAGACGCCGTCTGTTGCATCTGCATGGATGGAGAATGTCAAAATAGTAATGCAATTCTGTTTTGTGATATGTGTAATCTTGCTGTCCATCAAGATTGTTATGGTGTACCGTACATACCTGAGGGACAATGGTTATGTAGAAGGTGTCTACAGAGTCCATCCAGAGCTGTCGATTGCGTTCTCTGCCCGAACAGAGGTGGTGCTTTCAAACAGACAGATCGCCCTTCGACATGGGCTCATGTGGTATGCGCTCTATGGATACCAGAAGTAAGATTTGCTAATACTGTGTTCTTGGAACCCATCGACAGTATAGAGAGTATACCGCCAGCTCGTTGGAAGCTGACTTGCTGTGTCTGTAAACGCAAGGGAAACGGTGCGTGCATTCAGTGTCACAAGAGCAACTGTTATGCTGCTTTTCATGTGACTTGTGCTCAACAAGCTGGTCTCTGCATGCGCATGAGAACGGTGCAGCCTGCTAATGGTGAACCAATGTTAGTGCAAAAAACAGCTTATTGCGAGACACATACACCTGTTGATTATCAACCTTCGACGAATCCTGTAGATGCGCGAAGAAGAGCGATAGCTAATAAGAAAAGTTCATCAGCACCTGTTATTTCCATTCCTACCATACCGCCTGAGAGAATTAGAGAAATTGCTAG TCTAGCAGAAGGAATACCAAAAAGAAGTCAATTGATACAACGCCTTATTGCCTATTGGACATTGAAGCGGCAATATAGAAATGGTGTTCCACTTCTTAGAAGATTACAAAGTTCTCATCCGCAATCTAGACCACCTCCACTCGTAGAACACCTTTCTTCCCCAACACATGATGGCGAAACGCGAGAAGAGATGAATCTACAGCTTAAATATTGGCAAAGTCTACGTCAAGATTTGGAACGTGCGCGATTGTTGTGTGAATTAGTacggaaacgtgaaaaattaaaaaaggaacTATTCAAAGT AAAGGAAAAATGTCTATGGCTCAAATTGCGGCCATTGGAAAGTGTTTTACGTGCTTTGTTAGAAGCTATAAAGGCAAAAGATACAAATGATGTATTTGGGCAACcagttaatattaaagaagttCCGGATTATCTAGAAATAGTATCACATCCTATGGATTTGTCTACTATGcag acaAAATTAGAAAAGCAAGAGTATGATTCAATCGCGAGTTTTGAGGGCGATTTCAATTTAATGGTCAATAATTGTCTAGCATATAATCGCAAAGATACTATGTTTTATCGAGCAGGAATGAAAATGAAAGAACAAGGAGGAGTTTTAATAGAACAGATTCGCAAAGATTACTCTGATCTTGAACCAGTCTCTGAATCTGAACAAGTCGGTACTAAATctaggaagagagaaagatcaaATCGTAATCGCGTAGAAACGGAATCGCAGTCTAGTGAGAAGGAGATTGGCGGAGGTGGTGTAAATAGAAGAACAGCAGTATTATTCACTCGCAAAGCTAGAGCGCGTAATGCTAAAAGTGGCCAAACATTTCTTCCAGAGGATGATAAAAAGAAGCAAAGTGATAGTTTTAAAGTATATAG GAGTGGGACAATGGACAGTGACGTGGGTGAGGGAGAAAGCCAATCGTCAAGTTGTAGTAGTTGTCCCACGAGTAGATCTACTACTCCTGGGCCAGAAGAAGAAAAGCAACGACAAGAAATTACtgatacaaaaaaagaaaacgagaatAAGCAGACAAATGCAGGTAGCGGCTTAGAAGCTTTACAGCTTGTATGGGCTAAATGTCGTGGATATCCGTGGTATCCGGCTCTGATCATTGATCCTAATACACCTCGGGGCACTATACATAAAGGAGTACCGATTCCAGCACCGCCTGATGACGTTCTGGCacttggaaataattataaagatccAGTTTTTCTTGTGCTTTTTTTTGATACAAAACGCACATG gcAATGGTTGCCAggtgaaaaattagaaaaacttGGAGTATCACAGGAAGTAGACGAAGCAAAATTAATCGAATCACGTAAACCTACGGACAGAAAAGCCGTAAAGAAAGCTTATCAAGAAGCTTTGCACTACCGCAGACAAACACACAACGCGGTATTAGATAATACATCTACTGgataa
- the LOC105833714 gene encoding beta-ureidopropionase isoform X2, producing MQSNMQQSNTMTETVEQILEKFIPEEKLADVKRVLYGHAFKPLDISQEDEHFQISGWQTISQIKEELRLPRLVRVGLVQHSIVTKTTEPIQTQRDLIHQKIKSIIVQAAQYQVNILCLQEAWTMPFAFCTREKYPWCEFAEDAETGPTTMFLSNLAKKYNMVIISPILERDSADGDTIWNTSVVINTNGAVLGKHRKNHIPRIGDFNESTYYMEGNTGHPVFDTPFARIAINICYGRHHPLNWLMFGLNGAEIVFNPSATVQGLSEHLWPIEARCAAIANNYYTCAINRVGTELFKNEFTSGDGNPAHHDFGLFYGSSYITAPDGSRTPGLSRHKDGLLIGELDLNICRHMKDIWGFRMTQRLDMYAKELAEYVAKRNEIKNKNCID from the exons ATGCAGTCAAACATGCAGCAATCCAACACGATGACTGAAACTGTGgaacaaattttagaaaaatttataccaGAGGAGAAATTGGCTGATGTAAAACGCGTTTTATATGGACATGCATTTAA ACCATTAGATATATCACAAGAAGAtgaacattttcaaataagtGGATGGCAGACGATTAGTCAGATCAAAGAAGAGCTTCGTCTCCCACGTCTAGTTCGTGTTGGATTGGTACAGCACAGTATAGTAACAAAAACAACAGAACCTATTCAAACTCAACGAGATTTAAtacatcaaaaaattaaatctattattGTACAAGCAGCTCAATAtcaagttaatattttatgtctcCAAGAAGCATGGA CTATGCCATTCGCTTTTTgtacaagagaaaaatatccgTGGTGCGAGTTTGCAGAGGATGCCGAAACTGGACCTACGACTATGTTCTTATCTAATCTCgctaagaaatataatatggtAATAATATCGCCAATACTGGAGAGAGATTCTGCCGATGGAGATACCATCTGGAATACCAGCGTAGTAATCAACACGAATGGTGCAGTTCTTGGAAAACATAGGAAGAATCATATTCCCCGTATTGGGGATTTTAACGAATCCACTTACTACATGGAGGGTAATACAGGACACCCGGTATTCGACACTCCTTTTGCACGTATCGCGATTAATATATGTTACGGACGTCATCATCCATTAAACTGGTTGATGTTTGGCTTGAATGGGGCGGAG ATTGTTTTTAATCCGTCCGCAACTGTTCAGGGGTTGTCGGAACATTTATGGCCAATCGAAGCAAGATGCGCCGCaatagcaaataattattacacttGTGCTATCAATCGTGTAGGAActgaactttttaaaaatgaatttaccTCTGGTGATGGAAATCCAGCGCATCACGACTTTGGATTATTTTATGGCTCTAGTTATATTACTGCCCCCGATGGTTCGCGAACTCCAGGTCTAAGTCGTCACAAAGACGGACTACTTATTGGAGAATTGGATCTCAATATATGTCGACATATGAAAGATATATGGGGATTTAGA atgACACAAAGACTTGACATGTATGCTAAAGAACTTGCTGAATATGTTGCAAAGCGGaatgagataaaaaataaaaattgtattgattaa
- the LOC105833714 gene encoding beta-ureidopropionase isoform X1, with the protein MRFLAFSNSTRTYAHYDYSLGQKIQWRYRRYHVYFERTSNFKIMQSNMQQSNTMTETVEQILEKFIPEEKLADVKRVLYGHAFKPLDISQEDEHFQISGWQTISQIKEELRLPRLVRVGLVQHSIVTKTTEPIQTQRDLIHQKIKSIIVQAAQYQVNILCLQEAWTMPFAFCTREKYPWCEFAEDAETGPTTMFLSNLAKKYNMVIISPILERDSADGDTIWNTSVVINTNGAVLGKHRKNHIPRIGDFNESTYYMEGNTGHPVFDTPFARIAINICYGRHHPLNWLMFGLNGAEIVFNPSATVQGLSEHLWPIEARCAAIANNYYTCAINRVGTELFKNEFTSGDGNPAHHDFGLFYGSSYITAPDGSRTPGLSRHKDGLLIGELDLNICRHMKDIWGFRMTQRLDMYAKELAEYVAKRNEIKNKNCID; encoded by the exons ATGCGCTTTCTCGCATTCTCTAATTCTACAAGAACATATGCACATTATGATTACAGCCTTGGTCAAAAA ATACAGTGGAGATACAGGCGTTATCACGTTTACTTCGAGAGAACCTCGAATTTCAAGATTATGCAGTCAAACATGCAGCAATCCAACACGATGACTGAAACTGTGgaacaaattttagaaaaatttataccaGAGGAGAAATTGGCTGATGTAAAACGCGTTTTATATGGACATGCATTTAA ACCATTAGATATATCACAAGAAGAtgaacattttcaaataagtGGATGGCAGACGATTAGTCAGATCAAAGAAGAGCTTCGTCTCCCACGTCTAGTTCGTGTTGGATTGGTACAGCACAGTATAGTAACAAAAACAACAGAACCTATTCAAACTCAACGAGATTTAAtacatcaaaaaattaaatctattattGTACAAGCAGCTCAATAtcaagttaatattttatgtctcCAAGAAGCATGGA CTATGCCATTCGCTTTTTgtacaagagaaaaatatccgTGGTGCGAGTTTGCAGAGGATGCCGAAACTGGACCTACGACTATGTTCTTATCTAATCTCgctaagaaatataatatggtAATAATATCGCCAATACTGGAGAGAGATTCTGCCGATGGAGATACCATCTGGAATACCAGCGTAGTAATCAACACGAATGGTGCAGTTCTTGGAAAACATAGGAAGAATCATATTCCCCGTATTGGGGATTTTAACGAATCCACTTACTACATGGAGGGTAATACAGGACACCCGGTATTCGACACTCCTTTTGCACGTATCGCGATTAATATATGTTACGGACGTCATCATCCATTAAACTGGTTGATGTTTGGCTTGAATGGGGCGGAG ATTGTTTTTAATCCGTCCGCAACTGTTCAGGGGTTGTCGGAACATTTATGGCCAATCGAAGCAAGATGCGCCGCaatagcaaataattattacacttGTGCTATCAATCGTGTAGGAActgaactttttaaaaatgaatttaccTCTGGTGATGGAAATCCAGCGCATCACGACTTTGGATTATTTTATGGCTCTAGTTATATTACTGCCCCCGATGGTTCGCGAACTCCAGGTCTAAGTCGTCACAAAGACGGACTACTTATTGGAGAATTGGATCTCAATATATGTCGACATATGAAAGATATATGGGGATTTAGA atgACACAAAGACTTGACATGTATGCTAAAGAACTTGCTGAATATGTTGCAAAGCGGaatgagataaaaaataaaaattgtattgattaa
- the LOC105833716 gene encoding vacuolar protein sorting-associated protein 72 homolog: MAATREKRTNAGNKMARLLNEEEEDDFYKTTYGGFDEVEQDHDYMEEDEAEDEVDSDFSIDENDEPVSDTEQEGPKKKRRLVTKAYKEPKPATLHAQSTPKEKKIKPKHEKMLIDSIERKSIRRSTAAKSAATQKRLRERNEEDKRRKIKVVRYDIWKPTQEELLEEALQTEELNMKSLEKYQKLENEKKTTRTVRKTHVGPMIRYQSLSMPVMELSETYVDEDERINVECDDERKGNSDNTSSDSPPKQQSEKDSKADGKDDNREECVVLAHTTKRKNIHAEETGTFYERTFITFENEQSYQDVFKKSTQQRPPLKTLCAITRLPAKYLDPMTQLPYKNVQTFRLLREAYYQQLEGRTDLNDTSQSPELSRWLEWRQKNHGNSQRNTIRLESASVSS, translated from the exons ATGGCTGCGACGAGAGAAAAGCGTACAAATGCTGGCAATAAAATGGCAAGATTGTTGaatgaagaggaggaagatgatttttacaaaactacATACGGTGGCTTCGACGAGGTGGAACAGGATCATGATTATAT GGAAGAAGATGAAGCGGAAGATGAGGTGGACTCAGATTTTAGTATTGATGAGAATGACGAGCCAGTTTCTGATACCGAGCAAGAGGGACCAAAGAAAAAACGCAGATTAGTAACGAAAGCATACAAGGAGCCTAAACCTGCCACATTGCATGCACAGTCGACACCTAAGGAGAAGAAGATAAAACCTAAACATGAAAAAATGCTGATAGACAGCATAG AAAGAAAATCAATACGCCGTTCCACTGCTGCAAAGTCAGCAGCTACGCAAAAACGTTTGCGTGAGAGAAATGAGGAGGATAAAAGAcggaaaataaaagttgtgaGGTATGATATATGGAAGCCCACTCAGGAAGAATTGCTGGAAGAAGCGTTGCAAACGGAAGAACTTAACATGAAATCATTag aaaaatatcagaaactagaaaatgaaaaaaagactACGAGGACTGTAAGAAAAACGCATGTTGGACCAATGATCAGGTATCAATCATTATCTATGCCAGTCATGGAATTATCCGAAACATACGTGGATGAAGATGAAAGGATCAATGTTGAATGTGATGATGAGAGAAAAGGAAATTCTGATAACACAAGTTCCGACAGCCCTCCAAAACAGCAAAG CGAAAAAGATTCAAAGGCAGATGGAAAAGATGATAATAGAGAGGAATGTGTAGTTCTCGCTCATACAactaaaaggaaaaatattcatgCTGAAGAAACTGGGACATTTTATGAACGCAcatttattacttttgaaaatGAACAATCATATCAAGACGTATTTAAGAAATCGACACAGCAAAGGCCACCATTAAAGACCCTATGTGCAATTACGCG GTTGCCTGCTAAATATCTAGATCCTATGACACAATTaccatataaaaatgtacagaCCTTTCGATTGCTTCGAGAAGCATATTATCAACAGTTAGAAGGTCGGACTGATCTTAACGACACTTCTCAAAGTCCAGAACTATCGCGGTGGCTTGAATGGCGGCAGAAAAATCATGGCAATTCTCAGAGAAACACTATTCGTCTGGAATCAGCATCTGTATCTTCATAA